The proteins below come from a single Micromonospora citrea genomic window:
- a CDS encoding fumarylacetoacetate hydrolase family protein: MRIARFAHAKGMSFGVVEGEPEAGPQGLTVAEIEGHPFGQITFSGARWALSDVRLLSPILPSKVVCVGRNYAEHAAEHGSEVPKEPLLFLKPSTSVIGPRDAIRLPIFSKQVEHEAELAVVIGAPGARRADRAAAERAIFGYTCANDVTARDLQRSDGQWTRAKGFDSFCPIGPWITTGLDVRDLEIRCEVGRNPEEMEVRQLGRTRDMVFDVPALVSYVSHVMTLLPGDVVLTGTPAGVSPLTDGDTVTVRIEGIGELTNPVVPVA, from the coding sequence GTGCGTATCGCTCGTTTTGCTCATGCCAAGGGAATGTCGTTCGGGGTCGTCGAGGGCGAGCCGGAGGCGGGCCCGCAGGGCCTGACCGTCGCCGAGATCGAGGGCCACCCGTTCGGCCAGATCACCTTCAGCGGAGCCCGCTGGGCGCTGTCGGACGTCCGGCTGCTCTCGCCGATCCTGCCCAGCAAGGTCGTCTGCGTCGGCCGCAACTACGCCGAGCACGCCGCCGAACACGGCAGCGAGGTGCCGAAGGAGCCGCTGCTCTTCCTCAAGCCGTCCACCTCCGTGATCGGCCCCCGGGACGCCATCCGGCTGCCGATCTTCTCCAAGCAGGTCGAGCACGAGGCCGAGCTGGCGGTGGTCATCGGCGCGCCCGGCGCGCGTCGGGCCGACCGGGCCGCCGCGGAGCGGGCCATCTTCGGCTACACCTGCGCCAACGACGTCACGGCCCGGGACCTCCAGCGCTCCGACGGCCAGTGGACCCGCGCCAAGGGCTTCGACTCGTTCTGCCCGATCGGGCCGTGGATCACCACCGGGCTCGACGTCCGGGACCTGGAGATCCGCTGCGAGGTCGGGCGCAATCCCGAGGAGATGGAGGTCCGCCAGCTCGGCCGGACGCGGGACATGGTCTTCGACGTGCCGGCCCTGGTGTCGTACGTCTCGCACGTGATGACGCTGCTGCCGGGCGACGTGGTGCTCACCGGCACGCCGGCGGGGGTTAGCCCGCTCACGGACGGGGATACGGTCACCGTGCGGATCGAGGGGATCGGGGAGCTCACCAATCCGGTGGTGCCCGTCGCCTGA
- a CDS encoding 3-methyladenine DNA glycosylase, whose protein sequence is MAAHERRADSLTAGHRARRAARERHAIDDFLYDYYGTRPSVLRRWHPGVGVRLEPGPDVAVPHGRWRWYATDADGVVGLDVAAFLADRGDSVRFVHRLLSAIASRPAFTGCFGLHEWAMVYRRREHRHPLPLRLGQAGTDAVVESHQIRCTHFDAFRFFTPEAVPLNRLRPTRESQVELDQPGCLHASMDCHKWATKLGPAVPGDLALDCFELARDIRLLDMRASPYDLSSYGEPAVAVETPEGKAEYVARQREFAQRAGRLRDRLIEVCATLLDAAEPPAGVTG, encoded by the coding sequence ATGGCGGCCCACGAGCGGCGCGCCGACTCCCTCACCGCGGGCCACCGCGCGCGCCGGGCCGCCCGGGAGCGGCACGCGATCGACGACTTCCTGTACGACTACTACGGCACCCGGCCCTCCGTGCTGCGGCGGTGGCACCCCGGGGTGGGTGTCCGCCTGGAGCCGGGGCCGGACGTCGCCGTCCCGCACGGGCGGTGGCGCTGGTACGCGACGGACGCCGACGGGGTCGTGGGGCTCGACGTCGCGGCGTTCCTCGCCGACCGGGGCGACTCGGTGCGCTTCGTCCACCGGTTGTTGTCCGCGATCGCGTCGCGCCCCGCCTTCACCGGCTGCTTCGGCCTGCACGAGTGGGCGATGGTGTACCGCCGTCGGGAGCACCGACACCCGCTCCCCCTGCGACTGGGGCAGGCGGGCACCGACGCGGTGGTCGAGTCGCACCAGATCCGCTGCACGCACTTCGACGCGTTCCGGTTCTTCACGCCCGAGGCGGTGCCCCTCAACCGGCTGCGCCCCACCAGGGAGAGCCAGGTGGAACTCGACCAGCCCGGCTGCCTGCACGCCTCGATGGACTGCCACAAGTGGGCGACCAAGCTGGGCCCCGCGGTCCCGGGGGACCTGGCGCTCGACTGCTTCGAGCTGGCGCGGGACATCCGCCTGCTCGACATGCGGGCGTCCCCGTACGACCTCTCCTCGTACGGGGAACCGGCGGTGGCCGTCGAGACCCCGGAGGGCAAGGCGGAGTACGTGGCCCGGCAACGCGAGTTCGCGCAGCGTGCCGGCCGGCTGCGCGACCGGCTGATCGAGGTGTGCGCGACGCTGCTGGACGCGGCGGAGCCGCCGGCAGGGGTGACCGGCTGA
- a CDS encoding RNA degradosome polyphosphate kinase, producing MLDPVAGPAGGASPARAGSADDEPPTAAPLPEDRFLNRELSWLDFNARVLALAEDPRTPLLERAKFLAIFASNLDEFYMVRVAGLKRRLQAGLPVRGGDRMPLRTQLEAVAEKAAALVTRHSACFTDDVLPRLAAEDIRILRWADLDDPERERLRAYFREQIFPVLTPLAVDPAHPFPYISGRSLNLAVAVRDPDGGSELFARVKVPNNVPRFVRVHRDQPGVRMLPVEDLISVHLGQLFSGMQVVECHLFRVTRNAEVEVDEDRDEDLLQALERELARRRFGPPVRLEVDASISDHMLELLVRELDMHDQEVLRVPSLLDLSALWQLYNEADRPDLKDPPFVPATHPRLTEGEVPRSVFATLRDGDILVHHPYHSFATSVQRFIEQAAADPDVLAIKQTLYRTSGDSPIVDALVDAAAAGKQVVVLVELKARFDEVANIGWARTLERAGCHVVYGLVGLKTHCKTALVVRQEGNQIRRYCHIGTGNYHPKTARLYEDFGMLTADPEIGADLTDLFNVLTGYSRQTAYRRLLVAPQGIRSGLIERIEREIAHVRLGVPGLVQIKVNSLVDEEITDALYRASRAGVHVDLLIRGMCTLRPGVPGLSENIRVRSILGRFLEHSRIFRFGNDGDAEFWMGSADLMHRNLDRRVEALVRVSDPVARAELDHVMTAAMSPEVEAFELAADGTWSRRTGTVEEPLVHLQELLLRRVGGTAS from the coding sequence GTGCTGGACCCGGTCGCCGGGCCGGCGGGGGGCGCGTCGCCGGCGCGGGCCGGGTCGGCGGACGACGAGCCGCCGACCGCGGCGCCGCTGCCGGAGGACCGCTTCCTCAACCGGGAGCTCTCCTGGCTCGACTTCAACGCCCGGGTGCTGGCGCTCGCCGAGGACCCGCGCACCCCGCTGCTGGAACGGGCCAAGTTCCTGGCCATCTTCGCCAGCAACCTGGACGAGTTCTACATGGTGCGGGTGGCCGGGCTGAAGCGGCGGCTCCAGGCCGGCCTGCCGGTGCGCGGCGGCGACCGGATGCCGCTGCGTACCCAGTTGGAGGCGGTCGCCGAGAAGGCCGCCGCGCTGGTCACCCGGCACTCGGCCTGCTTCACCGACGACGTGCTGCCGAGGCTGGCCGCCGAGGACATCCGCATCCTGCGCTGGGCGGACCTGGACGACCCGGAACGGGAGCGGCTGCGCGCGTACTTCCGGGAGCAGATCTTCCCGGTGCTCACCCCGCTGGCGGTCGACCCGGCGCACCCGTTCCCGTACATCTCGGGGCGGTCGCTCAACCTGGCCGTGGCGGTACGCGACCCCGACGGCGGCTCCGAGCTCTTCGCCCGGGTGAAGGTGCCGAACAACGTGCCCCGGTTCGTCCGGGTGCACCGCGACCAGCCGGGTGTGCGGATGCTGCCGGTGGAGGACCTGATCTCCGTGCACCTGGGGCAGCTCTTCTCCGGCATGCAGGTGGTCGAGTGCCACCTGTTCCGGGTCACCCGCAACGCCGAGGTGGAGGTCGACGAGGACCGCGACGAGGACCTGCTCCAGGCCCTGGAGCGGGAGCTGGCCCGGCGCCGCTTCGGCCCGCCCGTACGGCTCGAGGTGGACGCCTCGATCTCGGACCACATGCTGGAGCTGCTCGTACGCGAGCTGGACATGCACGACCAGGAGGTGCTGCGGGTGCCGAGCCTGCTGGACCTCTCGGCGCTGTGGCAGCTCTACAACGAGGCGGACCGGCCCGACCTGAAGGACCCGCCGTTCGTGCCGGCCACCCACCCCCGGCTCACCGAGGGCGAGGTGCCCCGCAGCGTCTTCGCCACCCTGCGCGACGGCGACATCCTGGTGCACCACCCCTACCACTCGTTCGCCACGAGCGTGCAGCGCTTCATCGAGCAGGCCGCCGCCGACCCCGACGTGCTGGCCATCAAGCAGACCCTCTACCGCACCAGCGGCGACTCGCCGATCGTCGACGCGCTCGTCGACGCGGCTGCCGCCGGCAAGCAGGTGGTGGTGCTGGTCGAGCTGAAGGCGCGCTTCGACGAGGTGGCCAACATCGGCTGGGCGCGCACGCTGGAGCGCGCCGGCTGCCACGTCGTCTACGGCCTGGTGGGCCTCAAGACGCACTGCAAGACCGCCCTCGTCGTACGCCAGGAGGGCAACCAGATCCGCCGCTACTGCCACATCGGCACCGGCAACTACCACCCGAAGACCGCCCGGCTCTACGAGGACTTCGGCATGCTCACCGCCGACCCGGAGATCGGCGCCGACCTGACCGACCTGTTCAACGTGCTGACCGGCTACAGCCGGCAGACCGCGTACCGGCGGCTGCTGGTGGCCCCGCAGGGCATCCGCAGCGGGCTGATCGAACGCATCGAGCGGGAGATCGCGCACGTGCGGCTCGGCGTGCCGGGGCTCGTGCAGATCAAGGTGAACTCGCTGGTCGACGAGGAGATCACCGATGCCCTCTACCGGGCCTCCCGGGCCGGCGTGCACGTCGACCTGCTGATCCGGGGCATGTGCACGCTGCGGCCCGGGGTGCCCGGCCTGTCGGAGAACATCCGGGTCCGCTCGATCCTGGGCCGGTTCCTGGAGCACTCCCGGATCTTCCGGTTCGGCAACGACGGCGACGCCGAGTTCTGGATGGGCTCGGCCGACCTGATGCACCGCAACCTGGACCGCCGCGTCGAGGCGCTGGTGCGGGTGAGCGACCCGGTCGCCCGGGCCGAACTGGACCACGTCATGACGGCCGCGATGAGCCCGGAGGTGGAGGCGTTCGAGCTGGCGGCCGACGGCACGTGGAGCCGGCGTACCGGCACGGTCGAGGAACCGCTGGTGCACCTGCAGGAACTGCTGCTGCGTCGCGTCGGTGGCACCGCGAGCTGA
- the leuC gene encoding 3-isopropylmalate dehydratase large subunit produces MVGVTTTEPRTLAEKVWDAHVVRSAEGEPDLLFIDLHLLHEVTSPQAFDGLRLAGRRVRRTDLTLATEDHNTPTGYADPSFRQRRGDLLTIADPTSRTQIETLRRNCAEFGVRLHPLGDANQGIVHVIGPQLGVTQPGMTIVCGDSHTATHGAFGALAFGIGTSEVEHVLATQTLPQARPKTMAVNVTGQLAPGVTAKDLVLALIAQVGTGGGRGHIVEYRGEAIRSLSMEGRMTIANMSIEWGAKAGMIAPDETTFAYLKGRPNAPKGADWDAAVAWWRTLPTDEGATFDAEVTLDAGAVTPFVTWGTNPGQGAPLGAVVPDPEEFATEAERTAARRALEYMDLRAGTPLRDLAVDVVFVGSCTNGRLEDLRAAADVLRGHRVADGVRMLVVPGSAAVREAAEAEGLDKVFADAGAEWRFAGCSMCLGMNPDTLSPGQRSASTSNRNFEGRQGRGGRTHLVSPPVAAATAVAGRLAAPADL; encoded by the coding sequence ATGGTGGGAGTCACTACTACCGAGCCGAGGACCCTGGCCGAGAAGGTCTGGGACGCGCACGTCGTACGGTCCGCCGAGGGCGAGCCCGATCTGCTCTTCATCGACCTGCACCTGCTGCACGAGGTGACCAGCCCGCAGGCCTTCGACGGGCTGCGCCTCGCCGGCCGCCGGGTGCGCCGCACCGACCTCACGCTCGCGACGGAGGACCACAACACCCCGACGGGGTACGCCGACCCGTCGTTCCGGCAGCGGCGCGGCGACCTGCTCACCATCGCCGACCCCACCTCGCGTACGCAGATCGAGACGCTGCGCCGCAACTGCGCCGAGTTCGGCGTGCGGCTGCACCCGCTGGGCGACGCCAACCAGGGCATCGTGCACGTCATCGGCCCGCAGCTCGGCGTCACCCAGCCGGGCATGACCATCGTCTGCGGCGACTCGCACACGGCCACCCACGGCGCGTTCGGCGCGCTCGCGTTCGGCATCGGCACGAGTGAGGTCGAGCACGTGCTGGCCACCCAGACGCTGCCGCAGGCCCGGCCGAAGACGATGGCGGTGAACGTCACCGGGCAGCTCGCCCCCGGGGTCACCGCCAAGGACCTGGTGCTCGCGCTGATCGCCCAGGTCGGCACCGGCGGCGGGCGCGGGCACATCGTCGAGTACCGCGGCGAGGCGATCCGGTCGCTGTCCATGGAGGGGCGGATGACCATCGCCAACATGTCGATCGAGTGGGGCGCCAAGGCCGGCATGATCGCGCCGGACGAGACCACGTTCGCGTACCTGAAGGGGCGGCCGAACGCCCCGAAGGGCGCCGACTGGGACGCGGCGGTCGCCTGGTGGCGAACCCTGCCCACCGACGAGGGCGCGACCTTCGACGCCGAGGTGACCCTGGACGCCGGCGCGGTGACCCCGTTCGTCACCTGGGGCACCAACCCGGGCCAGGGCGCGCCGCTGGGCGCGGTGGTGCCGGATCCGGAGGAGTTCGCCACCGAGGCCGAGCGGACGGCCGCGCGGCGCGCGCTGGAGTACATGGACCTGCGCGCCGGCACCCCGCTGCGCGACCTCGCCGTCGACGTGGTCTTCGTCGGCTCCTGCACCAACGGCCGGCTGGAGGATCTCCGGGCCGCCGCCGACGTGCTGCGCGGGCACCGCGTCGCCGACGGGGTGCGGATGCTCGTCGTGCCCGGCTCCGCCGCGGTGCGCGAGGCGGCCGAGGCGGAAGGGCTGGACAAGGTCTTCGCCGACGCCGGGGCCGAGTGGCGCTTCGCCGGCTGCTCGATGTGTCTGGGGATGAACCCCGACACGCTCTCGCCGGGGCAGCGCTCCGCCTCCACCTCCAACCGCAACTTCGAGGGCCGCCAGGGCCGGGGCGGACGCACCCACCTGGTCTCCCCGCCGGTCGCCGCCGCCACCGCCGTGGCGGGCCGGCTGGCCGCTCCCGCCGACCTGTAG
- the arfB gene encoding alternative ribosome rescue aminoacyl-tRNA hydrolase ArfB: MDDGLRVTGRWVVPAAELRERFSRSSGPGGQGVNTTDSRVELSYDLGASPGVPEPLRARAMERLAGRLVDGVLTVTASEHRAQLANREAARERMAALLREAAAPPPPPRRPTRPSRGAKERRLAEKKRQSQRKRDRRVDGD; this comes from the coding sequence GTGGACGACGGACTGCGGGTGACCGGCCGGTGGGTCGTCCCCGCCGCTGAGCTGCGGGAGCGTTTCTCCCGCTCGTCCGGGCCCGGCGGCCAGGGCGTCAACACCACAGACTCCCGCGTCGAGCTGAGCTACGACCTGGGCGCGTCGCCCGGTGTGCCCGAGCCGCTGCGGGCGCGGGCGATGGAACGGCTCGCCGGGCGGCTCGTCGACGGCGTGCTCACCGTCACCGCCAGCGAGCACCGCGCGCAGTTGGCCAACCGGGAGGCGGCCCGGGAACGGATGGCCGCCCTGCTGCGCGAGGCGGCGGCCCCGCCACCTCCGCCGCGCCGGCCGACCCGGCCCTCGCGTGGGGCCAAGGAGCGTCGGCTGGCCGAGAAGAAGCGCCAGTCGCAGCGCAAGCGCGACCGCCGCGTCGACGGCGACTGA
- a CDS encoding NUDIX hydrolase — protein MLHERDGAGPGRVWAADVPDGKPPIRAAGGVVWRPDGDPDPAGAGARHAGTRVCLVHRPRYGDWSLPKGKLEPGEHPLLAAVREVAEEAGVRAVPQVRLSTVRYRSEGRPKVVDYWSMRAVADGGFQPDTEVDEVRWVGVDEAVRLVSYPHDAEVLAGFAALPPVTGTVALVRHAHAGRRATWSGPDTGRPLDAQGWAQAHALAPLVAAVRPARLLSASARRCVQTLDPAAALLDLPIEVDGDLDEPRPGQQADECALAAAARLSALVASGGQAGACSQGKVIPGALERLTGRADDFTTPKGGGWLLAFTEGRLLATDRL, from the coding sequence ATGCTGCATGAGCGGGACGGGGCCGGCCCGGGTCGGGTCTGGGCGGCCGACGTCCCCGACGGGAAACCGCCGATCCGGGCGGCGGGCGGCGTCGTGTGGCGCCCCGACGGCGACCCCGACCCGGCCGGCGCGGGCGCCCGGCACGCCGGGACACGCGTCTGCCTGGTGCACCGGCCCCGCTACGGCGACTGGTCACTGCCCAAGGGCAAGCTGGAGCCGGGCGAGCACCCCCTGCTGGCCGCCGTACGCGAGGTGGCCGAGGAGGCCGGCGTCCGGGCGGTGCCGCAGGTGCGGCTGTCCACCGTGCGCTACCGCAGCGAGGGCCGGCCCAAGGTGGTCGACTACTGGTCGATGCGCGCGGTTGCCGACGGCGGCTTCCAGCCGGACACGGAGGTCGACGAGGTGCGCTGGGTCGGCGTGGACGAGGCCGTCCGGCTGGTCAGCTACCCGCACGACGCCGAGGTGCTCGCCGGCTTCGCGGCCCTGCCGCCGGTCACCGGGACGGTCGCGCTGGTCCGGCACGCGCACGCCGGCAGGCGCGCCACCTGGTCCGGCCCCGACACCGGCCGGCCGCTGGACGCCCAGGGCTGGGCGCAGGCCCACGCGCTGGCGCCGCTGGTGGCGGCGGTCCGGCCGGCGCGGCTGCTGTCGGCCTCGGCCCGCCGGTGCGTGCAGACGCTCGACCCGGCGGCGGCGCTGCTGGACCTGCCGATCGAGGTGGACGGCGACCTGGACGAGCCGAGGCCCGGCCAGCAGGCCGACGAGTGCGCGCTGGCCGCCGCCGCCCGCCTGAGCGCGCTGGTGGCCTCGGGCGGGCAGGCGGGGGCGTGCAGCCAGGGCAAGGTGATTCCGGGCGCCCTGGAGCGACTCACCGGCCGCGCCGACGACTTCACCACCCCGAAGGGCGGCGGCTGGCTGCTCGCCTTCACCGAGGGCCGGCTGCTCGCCACCGACCGCCTCTGA
- the leuD gene encoding 3-isopropylmalate dehydratase small subunit, producing MDRFTTHTGTAVPLRRSNVDTDQIIPAVYLKRVTRTGFADGLFSAWREDPEFVLNDAAYSGSSILVAGPEFGTGSSREHAVWALRDWGFRAVISPRFGDIFRGNALKEGLLPVELELKAVEEIWGLVEADPTTAVTVDLTARQVRVGDATWSFPLDDFSRWRLMEGLDDIGLTLRHEAEISAFEATRPPFLPTVA from the coding sequence ATGGACAGGTTCACCACCCACACCGGCACCGCCGTGCCGCTGCGCCGTTCCAATGTGGACACCGATCAGATCATCCCCGCCGTGTACCTCAAGCGGGTGACCCGGACCGGTTTCGCGGACGGCTTGTTCAGCGCGTGGCGCGAGGACCCGGAATTCGTGCTCAACGATGCGGCGTATTCGGGATCATCGATTCTCGTGGCGGGCCCGGAGTTCGGCACCGGCTCCTCGCGCGAGCACGCCGTCTGGGCGCTGCGCGACTGGGGCTTCCGCGCCGTGATCTCCCCCCGCTTCGGTGACATCTTCCGGGGCAACGCGCTCAAGGAGGGGTTGCTGCCGGTCGAGTTGGAATTGAAAGCCGTCGAGGAGATCTGGGGTCTCGTCGAGGCCGATCCGACCACCGCGGTCACGGTCGACCTGACCGCCCGGCAGGTCCGGGTCGGCGATGCCACCTGGTCGTTCCCGCTGGACGACTTCAGCCGCTGGCGGCTGATGGAGGGCTTGGACGACATTGGACTCACCCTCCGGCACGAGGCCGAGATCAGCGCCTTCGAGGCCACCAGGCCGCCGTTCCTGCCGACGGTCGCATAG
- a CDS encoding IclR family transcriptional regulator, whose protein sequence is MSGVGVLDKAVVILAACVDGASLAELVERTKLPRATAHRLAQALEIHRMLVRDTQGRWRPGPRLGELANAAPDVLLTAAEPLLAALRDATGESAQLYLRRADERICVAAAERASGLRDTVPVGSVLPMTAGSAAQILLAWEPPEAVMPLLPRSKFTGRTLAEVRRRGWAQSVAEREAGVASVSAPIRDRTGRVIAAISISGPIERLGRRPGERHAMAVVRAGQRLSGL, encoded by the coding sequence ATGAGCGGTGTCGGCGTTCTCGACAAGGCGGTGGTCATCCTGGCCGCCTGCGTCGACGGCGCCAGCCTGGCCGAACTCGTTGAACGCACCAAGCTGCCCCGGGCCACCGCGCACCGGCTGGCGCAGGCGCTGGAGATCCACCGGATGCTGGTTCGGGACACCCAGGGCCGCTGGCGCCCCGGGCCGCGCCTGGGCGAACTCGCCAACGCCGCACCGGACGTGCTGCTGACGGCGGCGGAGCCGCTGCTGGCGGCGCTGCGGGACGCGACGGGCGAAAGCGCCCAGCTCTACCTGCGCCGCGCCGACGAGCGGATCTGCGTGGCCGCCGCGGAGCGGGCCAGCGGCCTGCGGGACACCGTGCCGGTCGGCTCGGTGCTGCCCATGACGGCCGGCTCGGCCGCCCAGATCCTGCTCGCGTGGGAGCCGCCCGAGGCGGTGATGCCGCTGCTGCCCCGGTCCAAGTTCACCGGCCGCACCCTGGCCGAGGTGCGCCGCCGCGGCTGGGCGCAGAGCGTCGCCGAACGCGAGGCGGGTGTGGCGAGCGTCTCCGCCCCGATCCGCGACCGCACGGGCCGGGTCATCGCCGCGATCAGCATCTCCGGCCCGATCGAGCGCCTGGGCCGCCGCCCCGGCGAACGCCACGCCATGGCCGTCGTCCGGGCCGGCCAACGCCTCTCCGGCCTCTGA
- a CDS encoding HU family DNA-binding protein, which produces MNKAELIEALAVRLGDRKTATAALDAVLAEVQAAVTKGEKVAITGFGAFEKRVRGARTARNPRTGEAVKVKKTSVPTFRPGAGFKEMVASGKVPKATAAAKKTATAAAKTTGAKATGAKATGAKATGAKATGAKATGAKATGAKATTPAAKKTAAAKKTTAAKTAPAAKATRTTAAKKTATTKAAPAKKTAAATKATAAKKTTAVASRSAAAKKAPAKKAPAKKAATKR; this is translated from the coding sequence GTGAACAAGGCCGAGCTCATCGAGGCGCTCGCCGTTCGCCTGGGGGACCGGAAGACGGCGACGGCCGCGCTCGACGCGGTCCTCGCTGAGGTCCAGGCGGCGGTCACCAAGGGCGAGAAGGTGGCGATCACCGGATTCGGAGCGTTCGAGAAGCGCGTCCGGGGCGCCCGAACAGCGCGCAACCCGCGGACCGGCGAGGCGGTGAAGGTCAAGAAGACATCCGTCCCGACCTTCCGTCCGGGCGCCGGATTCAAGGAGATGGTGGCCAGCGGCAAGGTGCCGAAGGCCACGGCGGCGGCGAAGAAGACCGCCACGGCCGCCGCCAAGACCACCGGGGCGAAGGCCACCGGCGCCAAGGCCACGGGTGCCAAGGCGACCGGAGCCAAGGCGACCGGTGCCAAGGCCACGGGCGCGAAGGCGACCGGTGCCAAGGCGACCACGCCCGCGGCGAAGAAGACCGCCGCGGCGAAGAAGACCACCGCGGCCAAGACGGCCCCGGCGGCGAAGGCGACCAGGACCACCGCGGCGAAGAAGACCGCGACCACCAAGGCGGCCCCGGCGAAGAAGACCGCCGCGGCGACGAAGGCCACCGCGGCGAAGAAGACCACCGCGGTGGCGAGCAGGAGCGCCGCGGCCAAGAAGGCCCCGGCGAAGAAGGCGCCGGCCAAGAAGGCCGCGACCAAGCGCTGA
- a CDS encoding endonuclease/exonuclease/phosphatase family protein, translating to MRYRHLPTLTLALGVVLLVDVLRVFLPAVITIFGQAASTPAELLGAFALGWFVLALAAPALVRWVGARPVTLAAAVLLVAARLAVVGQPGGRLQLWLATAGLLAGLLWLAGVAATTDRPVPGLALGLALGALVHTALDTYQPPLGGAWASWLAAVGVAGLFLAGQARPAPPAGPGGARSWLLAGPALLLAGMVALSPAVARTATSYQFGLLRPHLGDDVGVATVPLLGPAPVAVAVGGFLLAALASPSRAATRWLAPTALVAGAVLFALERGELLLPAILLTAAGLGGCLASAGAADPLPATGGAAEPARAAGRRGYAVVAGMLLFAVAAVLYYAAYDLGHPNAGVPVAVAVLVAAVALTARPASGRAAPALPPVRTAACAALLTLLAAVVSDELLVASNRDGPPETVRVAAYNVRMGFGTDGRFDPDALARAVAGADVVALGEVDRGWLLNGGHDTLDLLAERLEMPYVFAPAADALWGDAVLSRWPLDEARTRPLPAVGAPTGAQALGVTVNFREGVRLAVVATHLQPPPGEEPVVQARAVADFALRYAAGRPLVVAGDLNTEPDAPAFAEFTRAGLVDALAPARPLPTSPADDPRQQIDHVLVTPGLAARDAVAPRGTASDHLPVAVTLTLPPAP from the coding sequence GTGCGCTACCGCCACCTTCCCACCCTCACCCTCGCCCTGGGCGTCGTGCTACTGGTCGACGTGCTGCGCGTCTTCCTGCCGGCCGTCATCACCATCTTCGGGCAGGCCGCCTCGACCCCGGCCGAGCTGCTCGGGGCGTTCGCGCTCGGCTGGTTCGTGCTCGCGCTGGCCGCCCCCGCGCTGGTCCGCTGGGTCGGCGCCCGCCCGGTGACGCTCGCCGCCGCCGTGCTGCTCGTCGCCGCCCGGCTCGCCGTCGTCGGCCAGCCCGGCGGTCGGCTCCAGCTCTGGCTCGCCACGGCCGGCCTGCTCGCCGGGCTGCTCTGGCTCGCCGGTGTCGCCGCCACCACCGACCGGCCGGTGCCCGGCCTGGCGCTCGGGCTGGCGCTCGGCGCGCTCGTGCACACCGCGCTGGACACCTACCAGCCGCCGCTGGGTGGAGCCTGGGCGTCGTGGCTGGCCGCCGTCGGGGTCGCCGGGCTCTTCCTGGCCGGGCAGGCGCGTCCCGCGCCACCGGCCGGGCCGGGCGGCGCACGGAGCTGGCTGCTGGCCGGCCCGGCGTTGCTGCTCGCCGGCATGGTGGCGCTCTCCCCGGCGGTCGCCCGCACGGCGACGTCCTACCAGTTCGGCCTGCTGCGCCCGCACCTCGGCGACGACGTGGGGGTCGCCACGGTGCCGCTCCTCGGGCCCGCCCCGGTCGCCGTCGCCGTCGGCGGGTTCCTGCTCGCCGCGCTGGCGTCCCCGTCCCGTGCGGCGACGCGGTGGCTCGCCCCGACGGCCCTGGTCGCCGGGGCCGTCCTCTTCGCCCTCGAACGCGGTGAACTGCTGCTGCCGGCCATCCTGCTCACCGCGGCCGGGCTCGGCGGCTGCCTGGCGTCCGCCGGCGCGGCCGATCCGCTTCCGGCGACCGGCGGCGCCGCCGAACCGGCCCGGGCGGCGGGGCGGCGCGGGTACGCCGTCGTCGCCGGGATGCTGCTCTTCGCCGTCGCGGCGGTGCTCTACTACGCCGCGTACGACCTGGGGCACCCCAACGCCGGGGTGCCCGTGGCCGTGGCGGTGCTCGTGGCCGCCGTGGCGCTGACCGCCCGGCCCGCGTCGGGTCGGGCGGCGCCGGCGCTGCCGCCGGTACGCACCGCCGCCTGCGCCGCCCTGCTGACCCTGCTCGCCGCCGTCGTCAGCGACGAGCTGCTGGTCGCCAGCAACCGGGACGGCCCGCCCGAGACGGTGCGGGTGGCGGCGTACAACGTCCGGATGGGATTCGGCACGGACGGCCGCTTCGACCCGGACGCGCTGGCCCGGGCGGTCGCCGGGGCCGACGTCGTGGCGCTCGGCGAGGTGGACCGGGGCTGGCTGCTCAACGGCGGCCACGACACGCTCGACCTGCTGGCGGAGCGGCTGGAGATGCCGTACGTCTTCGCCCCCGCCGCCGACGCGCTCTGGGGCGACGCCGTGCTGAGCCGCTGGCCCCTGGACGAGGCCCGGACCAGGCCGCTGCCGGCGGTCGGCGCGCCCACCGGTGCGCAGGCCCTCGGCGTCACGGTGAACTTCAGAGAGGGCGTCCGCCTGGCGGTGGTCGCCACCCACCTGCAACCGCCGCCGGGCGAGGAGCCGGTCGTCCAGGCCCGCGCGGTCGCCGACTTCGCCCTGCGGTACGCGGCCGGCCGCCCGCTGGTGGTCGCCGGTGACCTGAACACCGAGCCGGACGCCCCGGCGTTCGCCGAGTTCACCCGGGCCGGGCTGGTCGACGCGCTGGCCCCGGCCCGCCCGCTGCCGACCAGCCCGGCGGACGACCCGCGCCAGCAGATCGACCACGTCCTCGTCACGCCCGGCCTGGCCGCCCGGGACGCGGTGGCGCCGCGCGGCACGGCCAGCGACCACCTCCCGGTCGCGGTGACCCTGACCCTGCCGCCGGCCCCGTAG